In one window of Epinephelus fuscoguttatus linkage group LG20, E.fuscoguttatus.final_Chr_v1 DNA:
- the LOC125881286 gene encoding slit homolog 1 protein → MPLLPLLLLLNTALGFKLCPSHCLCYESSELVDCRSRDLVRVPVSVPHGTWLLDLSGNKLTEVHSRSFVGLWSLKILLMSNNSIQTLQPQSLSSLQFLERLDLSYNRLRWLPQHFSQSLSSLKELQLHHNLLLHLDSTSLGDFENLRKLDLSYNRIQAIDVGALSSLSRLSVLNLEGNRLNVLKDGLLSRQQSLEVLLLSHNNISLIETEALAPLRSLTLLGLRGNQLEHIRFKTFLQLQTTTTHLQMALNRWTCDCELQRVFDKIRRVRHLHVDDYKDIICRAPAQQVGTYLVSLDGHLCIAETASVLIITITVMVAVISTLVKAERNRKNKKPVSDPESERQEK, encoded by the exons ATGCCACTgctgcctcttcttcttcttctgaacaCAGCCCTGGGCTTTAAGCTGTGTCCCAGCCACTGCCTGTGCTATGAGTCCTCCGAGCTGGTGGACTGCCGGTCTCGTGATCTGGTCCGGGTCCCGGTCAGTGTCCCACACGGCACCTGGCTGCTGGACCTGAGTGGGAACAAGCTGACTGAGGTGCACTCCAGATCCTTTGTGGGGCTGTGGTCACTGAAGATCCTCCTGATGTCCAACAACAGCATCCAGACTCTGCAGCCACAG TCTCTGTCCTCGCTGCAGTTTCTGGAGAGGCTGGACTTGAGTTATAACCGTCTGCGTTGGCTCCCTCAGCACTTCTCCCAGAGTCTGTCCTCCCTCAAGGAGCTCCAGCTGCACCACAACCTGCTGCTGCACCTGGACTCCACCTCACTGGGTGACTTTGAAAACCTGAGGAAACTGGACCTCAGCTACAACCGTATCCAGGCGATCGACGTCGGGGCTCTCAGCAGCCTGTCTCGACTGAGCGTCCTCAACCTGGAAGGAAACAGGCTGAACGTGCTCAAAGATGGTTTGTTGAGCCGCCAGCAGAGCCTGGAGGTGCTGCTGCTCAGCCACAACAACATCTCACTGATCGAGACTGAAGCTCTGGCTCCTCTGCGGAGTCTCACTCTGCTCGGTCTCCGTGGAAACCAGCTGGAGCACATCAGGTTCAAGACCTTCCTGCAGCTCCAGACCACCACCACCCACCTTCAGATGGCCCTCAACCGCTGGACCTGTGACTGCGAGCTGCAGCGCGTCTTCGACAAGATCCGTCGTGTTCGCCATCTGCACGTGGACGACTACAAGGACATCATCTGTCGTGCTCCTGCTCAGCAGGTCGGGACCTACCTGGTGTCGCTGGACGGCCATCTGTGCATCGCTGAGACCGCATCGGTCCTCATTATCACCATCACCGTGATGGTGGCTGTGATCAGCACCTTGGTCAAAGCAGAGCGCAACCGGAAGAACAAAAAACCTGTAAGTGATCCCGAGTCAGAGagacaagaaaagtga
- the g6pc3 gene encoding glucose-6-phosphatase 3, with translation MEAVYTQGIWMAESLQQKTINHEKTWQVVTHMGDPKAAFLLVFPFTYFISKRAGVKVLWVAAISEWLNLVFKWMLFGERPFWWIGESRLFVNKQPKVQQFSSTCETGPGSPSGHAMVTAAVWWIVVSSLGSFLYSRTRSVLLSAVPYLLYVVMLAAVGISRIFILAHFPHQVVAGSITGFILGIVLGRRVPEGRPLLFFFCLSIGLLFGTLMLHAGLQQLGINLSWSIALAKKWCSHAEWIRLDTAPFSSLTRDCGALLGLGLAQYWKPGGWSLPWAPRALSLAFSSMGLYHVHRLPLPVRPQGLFYGLFFVKFVIVPQVVMVLVPGLVHLFTHKKKKA, from the exons ATGGAGGCCGTGTACACCCAGGGCATCTGGATGGCTGAGAGTCTCCAGCAGAAGACGATAAATCACGAGAAGACCTGGCAGGTCGTCACTCACATGGGAGACCCTAAAGCAGCCTTCCTGCTCGTCTTTCCTTTCACATATTTCATCAGCAAACGAGCCGGAGTCAAAGTGCTCTGGGTGGCAGCTATATCAGAGTGGTTGAACCTGGTGTTTAAATG GATGCTGTTTGGTGAGAGGCCGTTCTGGTGGATAGGTGAATCCCGTCTGTTTGTCAACAAGCAGCCCAAAGTTCAGCAGTTTTCCTCCACGTGTGAAACCGGCCCAG GGAGTCCGTCGGGACATGCGATGGTGACGGCAGCAGTCTGGTGGATCGTGGTGTCTTCGCTGGGGTCGTTCCTGTACTCACGCACTCGCAG tGTGTTGTTATCAGCTGTTCCTTACCTGCTCTATGTGGTGATGCTGGCGGCGGTTGGAATCTCCAGGATCTTCATCCTCGCCCACTTCCCTCACCAGGTCGTCGCTGGCTCCATTACAG GTTTCATTCTGGGGATTGTTCTGGGCCGCAGAGTCCCAGAAGGTCGCCccctgctgttcttcttctgccTCAGCATCGGTCTGCTGTTCGGCACCCTGATGCTGCACGCCGGACTGCAGCAGCTGGGAATCAACCTCTCCTG GTCGATTGCTTTGGCTAAGAAGTGGTGCAGCCATGCTGAGTGGATTCGTTTGGACACTGCTCCGTTCTCCTCTCTGACGCGGGACTGCGGGGCCCTTCTGGGTTTGGGCCTGGCTCAGTACTGGAAGCCTGGCGGATGGTCTCTGCCGTGGGCTCCTCGGGCTCTGTCTCTGGCCTTTTCATCCATGGGACTGTATCACGTCCATCGTCTGCCGCTCCCGGTCCGACCTCAAGGCCTCTTCTACGGCCTGTTCTTCGTCAAGTTCGTCATAGTGCCTCAGGTGGTCATGGTGCTGGTGCCGGGGCTGGTTCACCtgttcacacacaaaaagaagaagGCCTAG
- the lsm12b gene encoding protein LSM12 homolog A: MAAPGPGEYFSVGSHVSCLTCLGQRLQGEVVAFDYQSKMLTLKCASSSGKPNLNDVILINLAYVSDVDIINDRTETPPPLASLNVSKLANRARTEKEDKLSQAYAISAGVSVEGQQLFQTIHKTIKDCKWQEKNIIVMDDVVISPPYQVENCKGKEGSALSHVRKIVEKHFRDVESQKSMQRSQAQQTQKDSTLSS, from the exons ATGGCGGCTCCTGGACCGGGGGAGTATTTCAGCGTCGGGAGCCATGTCTCTTGCCTCACCTGCTTGGGCCAACGTCTGCAAGGAGAAGTGGTCGCGTTTGACTACCAGTCCAAGATGTTAACTCTGA AATGTGCTTCCTCCAGCGGTAAGCCAAACCTCAACGACGTCATCCTGATCAACTTAGCCTATGTTTCTGATGTGGACATAATTAATGACCGCACTGAGACTCCACCCCCACTAGCATCACTGAATGTTAGCAAG CTTGCCAATCGAGCACGGACAGAAAAGGAGGACAAGCTGTCCCAAGCCTATGCAATCAGTGCTGGGGTTTCTGTGGAGGGCCAACAGCTATTCCAGACTATTCACAAAAC CATCAAAGACTGTAAATGGCAGGAGAAGAACATTATTGTGATGGACGACGTCGTAATCTCGCCGCCTTACCAGGTTGAGAACTGCAAAGGCAAAGAGGGAAGCGCTTTAAGTCATGTACGCAAAATA GTTGAGAAACATTTTAGAGACGTGGAAAGTCAGAAGTCCATGCAACGTTCACaagcacagcaaacacagaagGACTCCACTTTATCTTCTTGA